CTAGATTACTTTAAGAGAAGAATAGATTTGAATACGCCTACCGACGATGTTTATATCGCTTTAACTCTTAATTACGAAAGCTATTTCAAATCAATTTTTAAAAACTGTTTGCAAGCCAAAATAATCGATAAAAACACCTACGATAACTTAGAAAGCGATATTGCAAAGGACGACACCAAAAGTTTTGCTAAGCAATTTAAAGTCAAAGATTATATTACTGTTGCGCTGAGCATTATTACAAATCTGTGGATTTTAATTTCTTTAATTTTCAACAAAAATGTTTGCTGTCAACGTAATTTGTTATTTTTGATAATAATATTATCTTTAGTTTCAACCATTACGCTTTTAACTTCTCGGAAAAAATTAACTGTACAAAAATTCAATACAGCAATTATTTCAAGTATAAGTATTGCTATTTTGATTACTGCTTTTTTTGGAAATGTAGTGTTTTTCGGTTCTTGGCTTATGGTACTTATAACGTTACAACTTTTTATTGCGTTCACGGATTAGTTTTCGTTTGTTTTGCAAAAACGAGCAGTTGGTTCGGTGCTACGCACCTTTGTTGTTAACTTAGCCATTGGCTGTTGGCTGTTAGCCATTGGCAATTATCAATTATCAATTATCAATTATCAATTAGTAATGAACAATTAGTAATTATTATTTAACAATTGCTAATTGCACATTGTTAATTGTTAATTGCCCCGCACCACCCATCACCAATCACCAATCACCAATCACCAACCACCATCCACCTACTTCAACTTGTTACGCCTAACCAAAAACGGCATCAAAACCTGTTCTAGGGATTTATTAATATCGGCTTCAACAAAATCTATATCGTATTGCGAGCAACGTAGTTTAAGCTGAGATGCAAAATCGTTAATCGCTTTTATGTATTCGGCTTTAACTTCGTGGGGTTTTATTTTTACCTCCTCGCCTGTTTCCATATCTATAAACTTATAAGGCTTATTGTCGAAATCGAAATCTATTTCCTTGTTCTTATCAACTACGTGAAATAAAACAACTTCGTGCTTGTTGTATTTTAAGTGCTGTAGTGCGTCAAAAATACGGTCGTCGGTGCTTCCAAAATCGAACATATCGCTGAAAATGATAACCATTGAACGCTTATGAATATTTTCGGCGACAAAATGCAGGGCATCAACAATATTCGATTCTTGTTTTTGCTTGAAGTTGGGATTTATCAGGAGTTTAGACAGCTCGGTAATTAAACTTTTATGATGAATTTGAGCCGATTTTGCCTGAGTATGCAGTTGTATATCGGTATTAAAGAAGGTGAGCCCGACAGCGTCTCTTTGTTTTTGCAACATGTGCATGAGAGTAGCAGCAGCGTAGATCGAAAAAACCGCTTTATTCGGATTGTTGATATCCACGTTTTTGTAAACGGGAAAAAACATCGAGTTTGAAGTATCAATAACTATCTGACACCTAAGGTTAGTTTCTTCTTCAAATCGTTTTACAAAAAGCTTGTCGGTTTTGCCGTATATTTTCCAAT
The sequence above is a segment of the Lentimicrobiaceae bacterium genome. Coding sequences within it:
- a CDS encoding DUF58 domain-containing protein, with amino-acid sequence MKELQQKELPQFPSLELLAKHVVEGFIVGLHKSPFHGFSVEFSEHRLYNQGESTRHIDWKIYGKTDKLFVKRFEEETNLRCQIVIDTSNSMFFPVYKNVDINNPNKAVFSIYAAATLMHMLQKQRDAVGLTFFNTDIQLHTQAKSAQIHHKSLITELSKLLINPNFKQKQESNIVDALHFVAENIHKRSMVIIFSDMFDFGSTDDRIFDALQHLKYNKHEVVLFHVVDKNKEIDFDFDNKPYKFIDMETGEEVKIKPHEVKAEYIKAINDFASQLKLRCSQYDIDFVEADINKSLEQVLMPFLVRRNKLK